The window GTAAGGGTTCCCGGTCCCGGCCCCCAGGATGACCACGCGCCCCTTCTCCAGGTGGCGGATGGCCCGGAGCCGGATGTAGGGCTCGGCGATGGCGCGCATCTCGATGGCCGTCTGGACGCGGGTGGGCACCCCGAGGCGCTCCAGGGCATCCCGCAGCGCGAGGGAGTTCATCACGGTGGCCAGCATCCCCATCTGATCGGCGGTGGCCCGGTCCATGCGATGCGCGATCCCATCCCGGCCCCGCCACAGGTTGCCGGCGCCGATGACGATGGCGATCTCCACCCCCATCTCCTTCACCGCCTTGATGCGGGCGGCCAGCTCCGTGGCCCGTTCCGGGCTGATCCCGAATCCCCCGGGCCCGGCCAGCGCTTCCCCGCCCAGCTTCAACAGGATCCGCCGGTATTTCGGACCGGACATCGCGTGCTCCTTCCCGTTCGGCTCAGGTGGTCCACGCGCCTCCTGATCGGAGGGGCTGGGTTTCATCAAGAAGGCCGGGCTTCAGGGCCCGGCCCTCTTCATCATTCCACCGTCTCCCCCAGTTCGTATCGTGCGAACCGACGGACCACGATGTTCTCCCCGACGCGGGCGATGACCTCCATGATCCGCTCGTTGACCGTGCGGTTCTCATCCCGGATGAAGGGCTGCTCCAGCAGGCAGACCTCCTGGATGAAGCGGGCCAGCCGGTTCTCCGCGATCTTCTCAGCGATGTGCGGGGGCTTGCCCTCGTTGAGGGCTTCTTTTAGATAGATCTGCCGCTCGTGCTCCAGGACCTCCGCCGGGATGTCCTCGCGGCGGATGTAGCGAGGGTTGGTGGCGGCGATCTGGAGCAGCAGGTCGTGGGCCAGCTGCTGGAACTCCGGGGTGCGGGCGACGAAATCCGTCTCGCAGTTCAGCTCCAGCAGCACGCCCACCCGATTGCCGGGGTGCACGTAGGCCACCACCAGGCCCTCCCGGGCGGTTCGCTCCAGCTTGCGGGCCGCCCGGGCCAGCCCCTTCTCCCGCAGGTAATCGATCGCCTTCTCGAAATCCCCACCGGTCTCCTCCAGGGCTTTCCGGCAATCCAGGATCCCGGCGCCGGTCATCTCCCGCAGGCGCTTGACCATATCGACGGTGATGTTCAAGGGTCTTCCCTCCATCGAAGGATGTTCGAAAAGGCCCGGGCAGGGGCCGGCTCAGGGGAGCTCCTCCAGCTCCTCCCCGATCTCCTCCTCGATCTCTTCCTCGGCCTCTTCCTCCTCCGCCTCGAAGACGCGGCGGGGCTCCAGAGCCGGCACGGCCTCCTCGATTTCCTCCTCCTCAGTCGGGACTTCCGCCACGCCGATCTTCTCCCGCAGCTGCAGGCCCTCCAGGACGGCGTCCGCCATCAACCGGGTGATGAGCTTGATGGAGCGGATGGCGTCATCGTTGGCCGGGATGATGTAGTCGATGGGATCGGGGTCGCAGTTGGTGTCGACCATGGCGATGACGGGGATGTTCAGGGCGTTCGCCTCGCGGATCGCCGTGGCCTCCCGCATGGTGTCCACCACGAACAGCATGTCGGGGAGGCGCTTGAGGGGCCGGAGCCCCTCGAACTTGAGGCGCATCTTCTCGTATTTGCGACGGAGCCGGATGGCCTCCTTCTTGGGCATCGTCTCCAGCCCGCCGTTGCGGATCATCTCGTCCAGCTGGATGTAGTAGCGGATGCGCTCCCGGATGGTCCGCCAGTTGGTGAGGGTGCCGCCCAGCCAGCGGTAGTTCACATAGGGCATCTGGCAGCGCTGGGCTTCCGCGGCGATGGTCTCCTGGGCCTGCCGCTTGGTCCCCACGAACAGGATCACGCCGCCCTGGGCCACCTTGTCCCGGACCAGCTCATAAGTGCTGTCGATGGCGCGGATGGTTTGCTGGAGGTCGATGATGTGGACGCCGTTGCGTTCCGTGAAGATATAGGGTTTCATCTTGGGGTGCCAGCGGTTGGTCTTGTGGCCGAAGTGCACCCCGGCTTCCAGCAGCTCCTTCATCGTCACACGCGGCATAGGCGCTCCTCCGAATGCGTTTTTCTCCTCCACCCCTTCCTCCCGGCCGGGAGCCGGGCCGCGCCCGGCACGCCCCTCCGGTCCAGGGTGTGTGGGATGGGATACCGGCTGCACAGTATAACACGAGATCCGGCGATCGGCCAGTCCTCCCCGGAACCCCGTAACCTTTTGCCGTCCACCGCCGACATGATGGGCGGATCACGGCGCGCCGCTCGATCCGCTCCGTTCAAACCGTCAGGGAGGTGCTTCCATGCAAAAGATCTTTCGTTTGGGGATCCTCGGGCTTGGGCTGGCGCTCCTCGCGCTGACCGCCTGCACGACCGCTCCCGCCGCCGGGGATGGGCAGACGATCCGCTGGCAGGGGACGGTGGAGGCGGTCCTCCCCGATGGCCTCCAGGTCTCCGGCCAACGGGTCCGCTGGACCGGCGACACGCAGATCCTGGGGTCGGTGCAGGTGGGCTCGCAGGTGGAGATCGAGGGGACGCAGGCGGACGGAGCGCTGAGCGCGATGGTGATCCGGGTCCGCTCCTCCGCTGAGTCGACGGCGATGGGCCCCGGGGCCGCCGGGACCTTCGTCTCCCCGCTTCCCACGCCGATCCCGCGCATGGAGTTCCGAGGCGTGGTGGAGGAGATCCTTCCCAACGGCTACCGGGTCGCCGGCCAGACGGTGATCGTGACGACCACCACTCGAGTGGAAGGCGCGGTCGAGGTGGGCGTCTTCGTGAAGGTGAAGGGAATCCTGCAGGCCGACGGCTCCGTCCTCGCGCTTCAGATCGAGGTGGAGGCCCCGCCCGCCGAGGTGGAGTTCAAGGGCGTCGTGGAGGCGATCCTGCCGGACGGCTATCAGATCGCCGGGCGGACCGTCATCGTGACCGCCACCACACGGATCGATGGCCCCATCGCGGTGGGGACGTTCGTGGAGGTGAAGGGGACTCTCCAGCCCGATGGAACGATCCTGGCCTCGCGGATCCATCGGGAGGAGGAGGGACAACCCCGGGTTGAGTTCGAGGGGATGGTGGAGGAGATCCTTCCCAACGGCTACCGGGTCGCCGGCCAGACGGTGATCGTGACGACCACCACGCGCATCGAGGGTCCGATCGCCGTGGGGGATTTCGTCAAGGTCGAGGGGATCCCCCAGCCGGATGGGACGATCCTGGCGACCCGCATCCGCCTGCGGGAGGAAGTGAAGTTCACGGGCTTGGTGGAGGAAATCCTCCCGGACGGCTATCGGGTCAGCGGCCGCACCGTCGTGGTGACGGACTTCACGAAGGTGAAGGGCCCCATCGCCGTCGGAGACTGGGTGGAGGTGAAGGGGTTCCTTCAGGCCGATGGCCGCATCCTGGCCCGCGAGATCAAGGTGAAGAAGGCTCCCGGGCCGGTTCGGATGGAGTTCAAGGGGGTGGTGGAAGAGGTCCTTCCCAACGGCTACCGGATCGCCGGGATCACGGTGGTGGTGACTGCGACCACTCGTATCGATGGCCCGATCGCGGTGGGGGACCTGGTGGAGGTGAAGGGGGTCCTCCAGGCGGATGGCACGGTCCTGGCCTTCCGCATCCACGTGGAGAAGCCCGAGCGAAAGGGCGCTGAGATCGAGTTCAAGGGGGTGGTGGAGGAGGTCCTCCCGAACGGCTATCGGGTGAGCGGGCGCACGGTGGTGGTAACCGCGACCACCCGCATCGATGGCCCCATTGCGGTGGGGGACCTGGTGGAGGTGAAGGGGGTCCTCCAGGCGGACGGCACGATCCTGGCCTCGCGAATCCACGTGGAGGAGGCGGAGCGGAAGGGCGCTGAGATCGAGTTCAAGGGCGTGGTGGAGGAGGTCCTCCCGAACGGCTATCAGATCGCCGGGCAGACCGTCATCGTGACCGCGACCACCCGCATCGATGGCCCCATTGCGGTGGGAGACCTGGTGGAGGTGAAGGGGGTCCTCCAGGCGGACGGCACGATCCTGGCCTCGCGGATCCATCGGGAGGACCGCTCCGGGAAGGATTCCGGCAGCCTTCAGGCCGGACGTGACGAGGGGAAGAAGGGCGGTGATCCGTCCGGGAAGGACCGTAAAGGAAGCGGCGAGGAACGGAAGGGGGAGAAGTCCGGGAAGGGCGATAAGGGGAAAGGCGAGGACAAGCAGGAGGATCGGTCCGGAAAGGACAAGGATGATGACGATTAAGGATGGCGGCTCGCATCCGGAGGGCGATCCCAACAATGGGGTGACACGATCCGGGGGACGCGCGGCCCTCCCGAATCGTGGGACCGGGAAGAGGGTGGGGCGGAGGACCGGCCGCGCACAATGGTCCTCTGCCCAGCCTTTTTCAGCCGGGGACCCGATGGCATCCTTCCCCCAGAGCGGATACGATGGGGTCGATCGACGGTGGAAACTTTTCTTGAGCGATCCGGAACGGTGACGGACGAACAGGCTCTGCTGGCCCGCGCGCGGTCCCTGGATCCGGAGGCCCTGGCCGAGCTGCACGAGCGGTATTACCGAATGCTGTATTTCTACGTGCTCGGCCGGGTCGGGGAACGGATGGCGGCGGAGGACCTCACCGCCGAGGTCTTCACGCGCCTCCTGGAGGCTTTCCATCGGGGGCGGGGGCCGGAGCGGCACCTGACGGCCTGGCTGTTTCGGACCGCGGATCACCTGGTGGCCGATCACCACCGCGCCCGCTACCGGCGCCCGGAGGTCGCGCTGGAGGAGGCGTGGGCAGCCGCGAGGGAGGAGGAGCGGAGCGATGTGGTGGTCCAGGAGCGGGTGCGAGAGGCTCTGGAGCACCTCACGCCCGATCAGCGGGCGGTGATCCTGATGCGGTTCTGGATGGATCTCCCCCTGGCGCAGATCGCCCGGGAGCTGGGGAAAAGCGTGGGGGCGGTGAAGTTGTTGCAGCATCGGGCCCTGGCCGCCCTCGCCAAACGATTACAGGACCTCAGGAGCGACCATGGCGCAGCGTGAGGAGGAGCTGGAAGAAGCCCTGCGGTTGCTCCGGGAAGGAGCTCCGCTCGAAGCGGTGGCGGCCCGCTATCCGGAGCTGGCTCCGGCCCTGCGCGCCGCCCATCTCCTGGAGCGGGCGCGCCCCCCGGGGCCGTCCCTGCGCGCGGAACTGGCCTCCCGGGCCGCCTTCCTCCGGCGCGCGGAGGAGCTTCGGGCCGCTCGCCGTCCCTGGGCCGGGATCCTGTTCGGATGGCTCCGGTATGCTCGGGCCGGCGCCGTCCTCGCGGGCATCCTGCTGATCGCCGGGATGCTGCATCTCCTGGCCCAGCAGAGCCTTCCGGGGGATCCCCTCTACGGGTTGAAGCGGGCGGAGGAGCAGGTCTGGCTGGCGCTGACGCTGGACCCGGTGGAGCGGCGTCTGGTGGAGGAGACCCTGGCCGCCCGCCGCTGGGAGGAATACCGAGCCCTCGCGCAGCGCCGGGGCTCGGGGACGGTGACCTGGGAGGGCCGGATTGAGGGGATCGAGGGGACCACCTGGCGCATCGGGGGGATCCCGGTGGAGGTCTTCCCCGAGACGGAGATCGTGGGGCCGGTGGCCCTGGACCAGCGGGCGATGGTGACCGCCTTTCTGGGGCCGGAAGGACGGTGGATCGCCCTGCGGATCCAGGCGATCCCGGAGACCCCAACGTGGACTCCGGAGCCCACCCGGACGCCGGAGGAGATCCAGGAGACCTCCACGCCCACATCAACCCCGACGCGGACCCGTCCGCCGACGCGGACCCCCGGGCCGACGGCGACGCCGATCCCTGCGCCCGCTCCCACGGCCACCCCGTCGCCGACCGCGCCGGAGACGTCCACCCCCACGCCTCGGCCGACCGAGACGCCGCGGCCCACGCCGACGCCGGAGGATCACGACAAGGGAGATACCGTGGAATGGAAGGGGATCCTCCAGGCGATCGCCGGATCCACCTGGGTGATCGACGGCCGCGCGGTGCAGGTCACGAGCGATACCCGGATCCGCGGCAGTCCCCGGGTTGGCGATCGCGTGGAGGTCAAGGCGCGGCGCCAGCCGGATGGAACGCTCGTCGCTCTGGAGATCGAGCGAAAGGATTAGCCCGATCGGAGCCGGAAGCCCAAAGGGAGCTTTTCGTCTTAGCGTGGACTACCGGCCGTTCTGGGTGGGGTGGGGGCAGCTGGGCCTGTATTTGCTGGCGCTGGTGACGCTCTCTTTCTATGTCCGGCGGCGCATCGGTCATGCGACGTGGCGGCGGATCCATTACCTGAGCTTTGTGGTCTTCCTGATGGTCACAGTCCACGGGCTGATGAGCGGCACGGATACGGCCAGGGCCGGCGTTCGGGTCATGTATCAAACGGCGGGGTGGAGTGTGCTGGGGCTTGGGATTTATCGAGCCCTCGCGGTTTGGGTGTTCCCAGCCTTCCGGAAATGGACTTCCGCGCTCTTCGGGAAGGGTTCGGCGTTTTCGAATGAACGCTCCCGCCCGCTGCAGGGGCGATCGCCCTGAAGCGGCTCTCGCCGGCGCATGGATGTCCGGAAGCCATGAAGGCTCCCCTATCCGGGCTCGCGTCCGCCCCGAGGAAGGACGACTCGCACCTCCCGGAACAGGATCGCCCCTTCCTCGATGCGATCCCGAAGGGAGCGGATCCAGCGCAACAACCGGCGATCCGTCCGGGACGCGGCGCTCATCTCCTCCTGTAGCTCTTCCTCCAGCTCGCGCTCCGCCTCCTGGAGGCGCCTTCGGAGCTTCTCCTGACGATCCGCCCATTCCTGCTGCAATCGCTCCCGCGCTTCCGGCCGCAAAAACCGGACCCGCACGGGCTCCGGGGAGCCCCGGCTCCGCTCCAGGACATCAAAGTCTTCCCAGCGGATCAAAACCGGGAGGCTTTCGTTGGCCAGCAGCGCTTCCAGCTCCCGGGCCATCCGCCACGAGCTCCCATAGCACCACCCGCTCCATTCGTCCCCTTCTTCCGGATGAAGGGCGAAGAGGTTGGTTCCCATAGGCTTCTCCTCCGGCGAGCGTTGCGAGATCGGGCAAGGGCGCTCACGGGCGCCAGTCGACCGGTCGGGCTCCGGGGGGCCAGGGCGCCTCCCAGAGCCGCCACGTCCCGGGCTCCACCAGGCGGACGCTCCACAGGCCATCCCAGCGTGGACGGAGAGCGAGCAGAAGAGGCTCTCGGGGGCTCCAGGCGATCTCCTTCACGTCCGCAAAAAGATGCCGCCCCTCCTTCCCGTCCGCTCGGAGCACCCAAACATCCCCATACCTTGGATCCGGAGAGGGAGCCAAGAAGGCGAGCCATTGTCCATCCGCGCTCCACGTGATCCCGGAGGGGATCGGAGGATAAGGCTCCGGCCGCGTCCAGAGCGGCAGCACCTGGGCCCGGCGTGTCCTCAGGTCCGTGATCACGATGGCGGATTGACTCTCGCGCTCTCGCCGCGCATACACCGACCATGCCAGGCGGCGGCCATCCGGCGCCCAGGCCGGATGGGAGACGGAAACCCGCTGCCATCCATCCCAACGGGATGGAAACCAGTCCAGGAGAATCGGGCCTTTCTCCCAGACATATAGCGCGGGAACCTCACCTCGCACATAGGCGATCGCTTGTCCGTCCGGGCCGGGGGCAGCCGGACCGATCCCGCCCGCATCAGGATCCAGGATCCGGTAATCGGTGCCATCCCGACGGATGGCCGCGAGGGCGACACGGGGAGGTAAGGCGCTTGGGGACATCACCTCCAGGATCAGCCACTCCGGGCGGGCCGGCCATTCATATGCAGCCAGCACGAGCTCCGGAACCTCCCAGGTGAGGTTCCGGACGACGTTCCCCTGGAGATCCCACTGATAGAGATCCGTATCCCGGATGCTCTCCATGAAACGACCGTCGGGGGAAAGCCGGATAGGCCGGAAGGGATCGATGGGGGGATCCGGCGGCCGGGCGAGGGGGCGCGCCCGGCCATCCAGATCGATCCGCCACAGCGCTCCCCCGCTCCAGTAAATCAGGCCCGCCGGGAGGCGCGCGGCGGTGAACGTCAGGCCCTCCCGCATCAGGAGAAAGGCGCTCCCCAGGTCCACGGCGCCGCGATCGGTATACCCCAGGCCGATCCCATGGAGGCCCGCGGCGATCCACGTTTCCTCCGCCGGTTCCCCGTCCCGCCGAACGTGAAGCGCCGGAAGCCCGCTGGCCGACGTCGGAAGGGTCGTGCGCGGAGCCTCGCGGCGCGGGGCCCACTCCTCCAGAGTGCCGGTGATCGGGAAGCGATAGAGGATGCAGTCGATCCCCGGCGCCTCGCCGGGGGGCTGGCTCGCATAAAGAGGCGGGATGAACCGAACGCGACGGCGCGCGTGTTCGTCCGGCGGAAGCTCCCGGGGGATCCAGCCCGGGGGATAGCGCACGGAGAGCGAGGCCTCCGGGATGTGGAGGACCGGCCAGGCCATGGGGTTCTCCCCCAGGAGGCCGGCGAACCCTGCGAAACTGCCTCCCGGCACGGTGAGCCAGATCAGCCGGCCCAGACGTTGCCACGGCTCCTCGCCCCCGCCCTCCCATCCGATGAGGACGCGATCGCTCCGGCCGGAGGCCTCCGATCGCCATGCCAGCGGAAGCCAGACCGCGGTCTCAGCGAGCCACAACCGGGTGGAGAAGAATATCCTATCCTCCCACCCCAGAAGCGGATCCCACCAGGGAAGCGAAGGCCCCTCTGCGCTGAAGACCGGCCGCGATCGATCCATCAGGTCGATGCGCAGCCATCCGCCGGGCCCCTTCCCGTGATCCCCGGGCCGCATCAGGAGCAGGCGCCGGCCGTCCGGAGCCCAGATCGCCTCGCGCGGCCGCGGCGAGGGCACGAACAGCCAGAAGGCCCCAGCCTCCAGGTCCAGAAGATGGAGCCCCGACCGATCCTCATCGGCCTCCGCATCCATCAGGATCGCCAGATCCCGTCCGGTAGGCGAGGGAAGGAGGCGGATCCGAACCCTCTCCGGCGAGCGGGACTCCACCGGCAGGGACGACGAGCGGATCTGTTCCGTGATCGGATCCAGCTGATGGAGGGTCCACCGGCCGTCGACGTCATGCGCGACAAAGGCGAGGCGCCCATCCGGCATCATCGTCAGGCTGTGGATCGCCCGGACCCGGCTGGCCGGATCGAAGCAGAGATCGGAGTCCCGCCCTCCGGATTCCGGATCCAGGCGGGCCAGACAGAAGGGACGTTCCGCCGGGACGAACCACAGCCGGAGGGATCCCATCGCCCGTGCCCACGCCATCCCGCCCGCGCGCGTGAGCCGGAGCTCCGGGAAGCGGCGGCGCTCTCCTGCCAGGGGGAAGAGCAAATCGAGCAGGAGATGCTCCGGCCGGGCCGGATCCGGCCGGACCAGGGCCAGGAACCGCTGATCGGGCGACCATAAGCCCGTGATGGCCTCTCGATCGACCCGCCACAGGGTCTCCCCTTCCGGATCCGTCACCCAGAGGCCATCGGTGCGGGGCCAGACAATGGGCCCAAGAGGAGAGGGCAGCGGTTCTGTGAGGCGGAGGAACGGAGCGGGCAGGGTGGACGGGCTTGACATAGGGAGCGGCGCGGCGGGTGGAGCGGTGGGGGTAGGGATCGATGACAGGGGAGAGGACCTGCTCCGGCACAGGCTCAGGAGGAGCAGGCCCGCAAGCCCCAGAGGAACCCATGCGAGCCGCGCGGGTTTCATCCGTAGGACCCTTCTCCGCTCCGGAGAGGAGGGAGTCCCGGCTGCTGTGCGGAATCCGCCGCGGGCAGGGTGAACCAGAAGGTGCTGCCACGCCCGGGTGTGCTCTCCACGCCCACCTCCCCGCCCAGTTTCTCGACGATCATCCGCACGATGGAGAGCCCCAGGCCATGGCTTCCGGGCCGTCGATCCCGAACCCCGAAGGGAGCGAAGAGCCGGGCCTGCTCCTCCGGCGGGATCCCCGGCCCGTTATCTTTCACCCAGAACCGGAGCGCGCCGTTCGGAAGGCGATCGGCCCCCAGAACCACCCGGGGAGACCGCCCGCCGTATCGCAGGGCATTGCTCAGGTAATTCGCCCACACTTCTTCAAG is drawn from Thermoflexus hugenholtzii and contains these coding sequences:
- the tsf gene encoding translation elongation factor Ts → MEGRPLNITVDMVKRLREMTGAGILDCRKALEETGGDFEKAIDYLREKGLARAARKLERTAREGLVVAYVHPGNRVGVLLELNCETDFVARTPEFQQLAHDLLLQIAATNPRYIRREDIPAEVLEHERQIYLKEALNEGKPPHIAEKIAENRLARFIQEVCLLEQPFIRDENRTVNERIMEVIARVGENIVVRRFARYELGETVE
- a CDS encoding DUF5666 domain-containing protein is translated as MAQREEELEEALRLLREGAPLEAVAARYPELAPALRAAHLLERARPPGPSLRAELASRAAFLRRAEELRAARRPWAGILFGWLRYARAGAVLAGILLIAGMLHLLAQQSLPGDPLYGLKRAEEQVWLALTLDPVERRLVEETLAARRWEEYRALAQRRGSGTVTWEGRIEGIEGTTWRIGGIPVEVFPETEIVGPVALDQRAMVTAFLGPEGRWIALRIQAIPETPTWTPEPTRTPEEIQETSTPTSTPTRTRPPTRTPGPTATPIPAPAPTATPSPTAPETSTPTPRPTETPRPTPTPEDHDKGDTVEWKGILQAIAGSTWVIDGRAVQVTSDTRIRGSPRVGDRVEVKARRQPDGTLVALEIERKD
- the rpsB gene encoding 30S ribosomal protein S2, whose product is MPRVTMKELLEAGVHFGHKTNRWHPKMKPYIFTERNGVHIIDLQQTIRAIDSTYELVRDKVAQGGVILFVGTKRQAQETIAAEAQRCQMPYVNYRWLGGTLTNWRTIRERIRYYIQLDEMIRNGGLETMPKKEAIRLRRKYEKMRLKFEGLRPLKRLPDMLFVVDTMREATAIREANALNIPVIAMVDTNCDPDPIDYIIPANDDAIRSIKLITRLMADAVLEGLQLREKIGVAEVPTEEEEIEEAVPALEPRRVFEAEEEEAEEEIEEEIGEELEELP
- a CDS encoding DUF5666 domain-containing protein, with product MQKIFRLGILGLGLALLALTACTTAPAAGDGQTIRWQGTVEAVLPDGLQVSGQRVRWTGDTQILGSVQVGSQVEIEGTQADGALSAMVIRVRSSAESTAMGPGAAGTFVSPLPTPIPRMEFRGVVEEILPNGYRVAGQTVIVTTTTRVEGAVEVGVFVKVKGILQADGSVLALQIEVEAPPAEVEFKGVVEAILPDGYQIAGRTVIVTATTRIDGPIAVGTFVEVKGTLQPDGTILASRIHREEEGQPRVEFEGMVEEILPNGYRVAGQTVIVTTTTRIEGPIAVGDFVKVEGIPQPDGTILATRIRLREEVKFTGLVEEILPDGYRVSGRTVVVTDFTKVKGPIAVGDWVEVKGFLQADGRILAREIKVKKAPGPVRMEFKGVVEEVLPNGYRIAGITVVVTATTRIDGPIAVGDLVEVKGVLQADGTVLAFRIHVEKPERKGAEIEFKGVVEEVLPNGYRVSGRTVVVTATTRIDGPIAVGDLVEVKGVLQADGTILASRIHVEEAERKGAEIEFKGVVEEVLPNGYQIAGQTVIVTATTRIDGPIAVGDLVEVKGVLQADGTILASRIHREDRSGKDSGSLQAGRDEGKKGGDPSGKDRKGSGEERKGEKSGKGDKGKGEDKQEDRSGKDKDDDD
- the pyrH gene encoding UMP kinase — translated: MSGPKYRRILLKLGGEALAGPGGFGISPERATELAARIKAVKEMGVEIAIVIGAGNLWRGRDGIAHRMDRATADQMGMLATVMNSLALRDALERLGVPTRVQTAIEMRAIAEPYIRLRAIRHLEKGRVVILGAGTGNPYFTTDTAAALRAMEIHADVLIKATKVDGVYEEDPMVNPNARKFDKLTYIEALNLRVKVLDSTALSLCMDHNLPIIVLDLWQPDSLERAVRGEPVGTLIDG
- a CDS encoding RNA polymerase sigma factor, coding for MTDEQALLARARSLDPEALAELHERYYRMLYFYVLGRVGERMAAEDLTAEVFTRLLEAFHRGRGPERHLTAWLFRTADHLVADHHRARYRRPEVALEEAWAAAREEERSDVVVQERVREALEHLTPDQRAVILMRFWMDLPLAQIARELGKSVGAVKLLQHRALAALAKRLQDLRSDHGAA